One part of the Glycine max cultivar Williams 82 chromosome 14, Glycine_max_v4.0, whole genome shotgun sequence genome encodes these proteins:
- the LOC100805283 gene encoding protein Mpv17, giving the protein MLRLWKWYQNCLAVHPVKTQVISSGLIWGAGDIAAQAVTHYTAKKRVTFDADDTKEFKINWRRVSTTSLFGLGFVGPVGHFWYEGLDRFIRLKLMLKPNSFRFVATKVAVDGFIFGPLDLLVFFTYMGFSAGKSVPQVKEDVKRDFLPAFVLEGGIWPIVQVANFRFIPVRYQLLYVNFFCLLDSCFLSWVEQQQDAPWKQWLKSFLPMK; this is encoded by the exons atGCTGAGGTTGTGGAAATGGTACCAGAATTGCTTGGCGGTTCACCCTGTTAAGACACAGGTCATCAGCTCTGGCTTGATTTGGGGTGCTGGTGACATAGCTGCTCAGGCAGTTACCCACTACACTGCCAAGAAACGTGTCACTTTTGATGCG GATGACACTAAAGAATTCAAGATCAACTGGAGACGGGTGTCTACGACCAGCTTGTTTGGGTTAGGATTTGTTGGCCCTGTTGGCCACTTCTG GTACGAAGGTTTGGATCGGTTTATAAGACTGAAACTCATGCTTAAACCGAATTCCTTCCGCTTTGTTGCCACTAAAGTTGCCGTTGATGGGTTTATCTTTGGACCATTGGATTTACTTGTGTTTTTCACTTATATGGGTTTTTCTGCTGGAAAGAGTGTTCCTCAAGTAAAAGAAGATGTGAAGAGAGATTTTCTCCCAGCCTTTGTTTTAGAAGGGGGCATATGGCCAATTGTTCAGGTTGCGAACTTTCGGTTTATACCTGTGAGGTATCAACTCCTTTATGTCAACTTCTTCTGCTTGTTGGATAGCTGTTTCTTGTCTTGGGTTGAGCAACAACAGGATGCTCCATGGAAACAATGGTTGAAATCATTTCTACCTATGAAGTAA
- the LOC102661065 gene encoding uncharacterized protein — translation MTAYRTPLGMSPYKVVFGKACHLPMEIEHYVYWVVKGCNMTFAEAGIERKLLLQELEEICVEAYENSKIYKEKFKRFYDSRIFRKEFHIGKKVLLFNSHLKLISSKL, via the coding sequence ATGACCGCTTACCGAACACCTTTGGGGATGTCTCCCTATAAGGTGGTTTTTGgtaaggcatgtcatcttccaatGGAGATTGAGCATTATGTCTATTGGGTGGTGAAGGGTTGTAACATGACATTTGCTGAAGCGGGTATAGAAAGGAAGCTTCTATTGCAAGAACTTGAGGAGATATGcgtagaagcctatgagaactCCAAGATCTACAAGGAGAAATTTAAGAGGTTTTATGATTCTAGGATTTTTAGGAAAGAGTTCCATATTGGCAAAAAAGTGCTCTTGTTTAACTCTCACCTCAAGCTTATTTCCAGTAAACTTTGA